The following are from one region of the Stanieria cyanosphaera PCC 7437 genome:
- a CDS encoding glycosyltransferase family 4 protein, whose protein sequence is MKILMLSATFPYPPTKGGTHNRTFNLLQPIALRHQVTLLTQRAEDVTEEDIAGLRQWVDELIIFPRPQAVKAGILAKIQRFGQFILKGTPPNVLFLYSHEMQTWIDDAVAAGKFEAITCEHSVNEIYIRPQWQQKLTTIIDIHSSIYRTCKNQLETNTSENPKRDRLFLPLLRRYEQQSIRKFSHVVVTTDEDEQQMRRFVPNAQVTVIPNGVDLDTFPYREKDLGGYNLVFVGGLDYFVNIDAACFFATEVFPQLQQQFPDATLTLVGSKPAPEVQALTEQNPAITVTGRVPSIAQYLHQATVAVAPLRTGFGMKIKTLEYMAAGTPVVGSDRGLEGIEVDSDRVPLRALRANTIEQYLQAIATLLTNPCLRAELASNARTMIEQEYTYLSLANRYEKIITGSYNLITDQK, encoded by the coding sequence ATGAAAATATTAATGTTATCTGCGACCTTTCCTTATCCCCCAACTAAAGGAGGTACGCATAATCGAACTTTTAACCTATTACAACCGATCGCCCTACGTCATCAAGTTACTCTACTGACTCAACGGGCGGAAGATGTTACTGAGGAAGATATTGCAGGTTTAAGGCAGTGGGTAGATGAATTGATTATATTTCCTCGACCCCAAGCTGTTAAAGCAGGAATATTAGCTAAAATTCAACGTTTTGGACAATTTATCCTTAAAGGAACTCCACCCAATGTATTATTTCTTTATTCCCACGAAATGCAAACATGGATCGATGATGCCGTTGCAGCAGGAAAATTTGAGGCTATTACCTGTGAACATAGCGTTAATGAAATTTATATTAGACCGCAATGGCAACAGAAATTAACCACGATCATTGATATTCATAGTTCAATTTATCGTACCTGTAAAAATCAACTCGAAACCAATACCTCAGAAAATCCCAAACGCGATCGCTTGTTTTTACCTTTGTTACGTCGTTATGAACAGCAATCTATTCGTAAGTTTTCCCATGTGGTGGTAACAACAGATGAAGACGAACAACAAATGCGTCGGTTTGTACCCAATGCCCAAGTTACGGTTATTCCTAACGGAGTAGATTTAGATACTTTTCCCTATCGAGAGAAAGATCTAGGCGGATACAATTTAGTTTTTGTCGGTGGTTTGGATTATTTTGTCAATATTGATGCTGCTTGTTTCTTTGCTACCGAAGTTTTTCCCCAACTTCAACAACAATTTCCTGATGCTACTTTAACTCTAGTTGGTTCTAAACCCGCCCCAGAAGTTCAGGCTTTAACCGAACAAAATCCTGCCATTACTGTTACAGGAAGAGTCCCTTCCATTGCTCAATACCTCCACCAAGCAACTGTCGCTGTAGCCCCTCTGCGTACTGGTTTTGGCATGAAAATTAAAACACTAGAATACATGGCAGCAGGTACACCTGTAGTGGGAAGCGATCGCGGTTTGGAAGGAATTGAAGTAGATAGCGATCGCGTTCCCCTCAGAGCTTTACGAGCTAATACTATTGAGCAATATCTTCAAGCGATCGCAACTCTATTGACTAACCCTTGTTTAAGAGCCGAACTTGCTAGTAACGCTCGAACTATGATTGAACAAGAATATACTTATTTGAGTCTAGCTAATCGTTACGAAAAAATTATTACGGGTTCTTATAATTTAATTACTGACCAGAAATGA
- a CDS encoding response regulator transcription factor, whose amino-acid sequence MNRILIAEDEVRLAAFLEKGLQKYGFVTAVAEDGQQALEMAKTGNFELLLLDLRLPLKDGWKVLEELRSQGQKFPIIVVTALNDEGTRHAVLLKGANDYLTKPFKFKDLLTRVQSFLVSN is encoded by the coding sequence ATGAACCGCATTTTAATTGCTGAAGATGAGGTGCGTTTAGCTGCTTTTCTAGAAAAAGGATTGCAGAAATATGGTTTTGTTACTGCTGTAGCAGAAGATGGTCAACAAGCCCTAGAGATGGCAAAAACAGGTAACTTTGAGTTATTGCTTTTAGATCTAAGACTACCGCTAAAAGATGGTTGGAAAGTACTGGAAGAACTTCGCTCCCAAGGACAAAAATTTCCAATTATTGTGGTAACGGCTCTTAATGATGAAGGAACTCGTCATGCTGTTTTATTAAAAGGAGCTAACGACTACCTAACTAAACCGTTTAAGTTTAAAGATTTATTAACTAGAGTTCAATCATTTCTGGTCAGTAATTAA
- a CDS encoding response regulator transcription factor, producing MNRILIVEDEARIATFIEKGLRARGFTTNWVEDGTNAIAMAISTKFDLAILDLGLPGKDGLSVLEELRGQGLTIPVIILTARDDISDKVIGLRAGADDYITKPFSFEELLARIEVRLRTYNPTNVREEMILKVGNVSLDLRTRKMQINNCEIELSAREFTMAEVFFRHPGQVMSRQQLLDLVWGYDYDPGSNIVDVYVGYLRKKLGSQSIETVRGMGYRLKI from the coding sequence ATGAATCGAATTTTAATTGTTGAAGATGAAGCTAGAATTGCTACCTTTATTGAAAAAGGTCTACGCGCTCGTGGTTTTACTACTAATTGGGTAGAAGATGGCACAAATGCGATCGCAATGGCAATTTCTACCAAATTCGATTTAGCTATCCTCGATTTAGGTTTGCCTGGTAAAGATGGATTATCGGTTCTTGAAGAATTACGTGGGCAAGGATTAACCATTCCCGTGATTATTTTAACTGCTCGTGATGATATTAGCGATAAAGTAATTGGTTTACGCGCAGGGGCAGATGATTACATAACCAAACCCTTTAGTTTTGAAGAATTATTAGCACGCATTGAAGTAAGACTAAGAACTTACAATCCTACTAATGTTAGAGAAGAAATGATCCTTAAAGTTGGTAATGTCAGTTTGGATCTGCGTACTCGAAAAATGCAAATAAACAATTGTGAGATCGAACTGTCTGCGCGTGAATTTACTATGGCAGAAGTATTTTTTCGTCATCCAGGACAAGTAATGAGTAGACAACAACTATTAGATTTGGTCTGGGGTTACGATTACGATCCAGGTTCTAATATTGTTGATGTTTATGTTGGTTATTTGCGTAAAAAATTAGGTTCTCAATCAATTGAAACTGTCAGAGGTATGGGATATCGTCTCAAAATTTAG
- a CDS encoding sensor histidine kinase — MKNGVLNLWHSLKLNATKIRKLRVLKEARTVIMFWYVFLMVFFVAIAVPTIKQRLFARVDARVRDYLSDEVEDFQEVLLEELLESTTAPNLRLKPNYPPTSKISDIFAEYLEKRVTEDDNFLITIVDGEFYESSPRGLPKPIQPDSQLMGYWQNLSEESEGEIKVSDPNIGSILYQALPIKTSEVTLGVFVVAHATAGERKEAIEALDVIIEVKILILIFALFLAWFAAGRILAPLNLLNKTAKLINESDLSQRIPVRGEGEIAELGKTFNDMMDRLESAFATQRNFINDASHELRTPITIIRGHLELMGDDPQEKADTVHLVLDELDRMNRLVDDLVLLAKAERPDFLQLETVDVGLLTEELFTKARTLADRQWSLDNIAKGKIVVDRQRLTQAMMNLAQNATQHTVAENLIAIGSTLNKDRVEFWVRDTGEGIAKNDQKRIFERFARATNARRRSEGAGLGLSIVKAIAEAHGGYIRLESNLGIGSTFIIVLPIESGRNLVLDRAV; from the coding sequence GTGAAAAATGGTGTTTTGAACTTATGGCATAGTCTGAAATTAAACGCTACAAAAATAAGAAAACTACGAGTTTTAAAAGAAGCACGTACTGTGATTATGTTTTGGTATGTCTTCTTAATGGTTTTTTTTGTTGCGATCGCCGTTCCCACGATTAAACAGCGTTTATTTGCAAGGGTTGATGCACGGGTTAGAGATTACTTGAGCGACGAAGTTGAAGATTTTCAAGAAGTATTGCTGGAAGAGTTGCTCGAATCGACCACTGCACCTAATCTAAGACTCAAACCAAATTACCCTCCAACCAGCAAAATTTCCGATATTTTTGCTGAATACTTAGAAAAGAGAGTAACAGAAGACGATAACTTTTTAATTACTATAGTCGATGGTGAATTTTATGAGTCTAGCCCTAGAGGTTTACCAAAACCGATTCAGCCAGATTCACAATTAATGGGATATTGGCAAAATCTGAGCGAAGAATCAGAAGGAGAAATAAAAGTTTCCGATCCCAATATTGGTAGTATTCTCTACCAAGCTTTACCGATCAAAACCAGCGAAGTAACTCTAGGCGTCTTTGTAGTTGCTCATGCTACAGCAGGAGAAAGAAAAGAAGCAATAGAAGCTTTAGATGTCATTATCGAAGTTAAAATTTTAATTCTTATTTTTGCTTTATTCCTGGCTTGGTTCGCAGCAGGAAGGATTCTAGCACCACTCAACTTACTAAATAAAACAGCTAAATTAATCAACGAATCAGATCTTAGTCAACGAATTCCAGTCCGCGGAGAAGGAGAAATTGCCGAACTAGGTAAAACGTTTAATGACATGATGGATCGCTTAGAATCTGCATTTGCTACTCAACGCAACTTTATTAATGATGCTAGTCATGAACTGCGAACACCAATCACAATTATTCGCGGACATTTGGAGTTGATGGGTGATGATCCTCAAGAAAAAGCGGATACTGTGCATTTGGTTTTGGATGAACTTGATCGTATGAATCGTTTGGTAGATGATTTAGTTTTATTAGCTAAAGCAGAACGTCCAGATTTTTTACAATTGGAGACGGTAGATGTGGGTTTACTTACCGAAGAACTTTTTACCAAAGCTAGAACTTTAGCAGATCGTCAGTGGAGTTTAGATAACATTGCCAAGGGTAAAATAGTAGTAGACCGTCAACGTTTGACTCAAGCAATGATGAATTTAGCTCAAAATGCTACTCAGCACACAGTTGCAGAAAATCTCATTGCGATAGGTTCTACTTTGAATAAAGACAGAGTTGAGTTTTGGGTAAGGGATACTGGCGAAGGTATTGCCAAAAACGACCAAAAACGTATTTTTGAAAGATTTGCTAGAGCGACAAATGCTCGTCGTCGTTCTGAAGGTGCAGGATTAGGTTTATCAATCGTTAAAGCGATCGCAGAAGCTCATGGTGGATATATCCGTCTTGAGAGTAATTTAGGAATTGGTTCAACATTTATTATTGTCTTACCTATAGAATCAGGGCGCAACTTAGTTTTAGATCGAGCAGTCTAA
- a CDS encoding NAD-dependent epimerase yields the protein MTVLITGVAGFIGYHLAQRFLAEGKQVYGIDNLNDYYDVALKQARLNQLLSQPGFTFQYLDISGRSLIAQLFQQHHFECVVHLAAQAGVRYSLENPHTYVDSNLVGFTNILEGCRQSQIQHLVFASSSSVYGANTKVPFSVSDNVDRPISLYAATKKANELMAHAYSHLYQIPITGLRFFTVYGAWGRPDMAYFKFVKAIAENRSIDVYNFGKMKRDFTYIDDVIEAMVRVIAKIPQASETQPPYKIYNLGNHSPVELSEFIETIEQIMGKSAKKNFLPMQPGDVFSTYADVDELIKDVNFKPTTSITQGMEHFIDWYREYYGNF from the coding sequence ATGACAGTCTTAATCACTGGTGTAGCTGGCTTTATTGGTTATCATTTAGCTCAAAGATTTTTAGCAGAGGGCAAACAAGTCTATGGAATTGATAATCTTAACGATTACTATGATGTTGCGCTCAAACAAGCAAGATTAAATCAACTATTATCACAACCAGGATTTACTTTTCAGTATTTAGATATTAGCGGTCGCTCTTTAATAGCTCAACTGTTTCAACAACATCATTTTGAGTGTGTGGTTCATTTAGCAGCCCAAGCAGGAGTACGATATTCTCTTGAAAATCCCCATACTTATGTCGATAGCAACCTAGTTGGCTTTACCAATATTTTAGAAGGTTGTCGTCAAAGTCAAATTCAACATTTAGTCTTTGCTTCTTCAAGTTCTGTCTATGGTGCTAATACTAAAGTACCCTTTTCTGTCAGCGATAATGTTGACCGCCCGATTTCTCTTTATGCTGCTACCAAAAAAGCTAACGAATTAATGGCTCATGCTTACAGTCATCTTTATCAAATTCCCATTACAGGCTTGCGCTTTTTTACAGTATACGGTGCTTGGGGTAGACCAGATATGGCATATTTTAAATTTGTTAAAGCGATCGCCGAAAACCGTTCTATTGATGTTTATAATTTTGGCAAAATGAAGCGTGACTTTACTTATATTGATGATGTGATTGAAGCGATGGTAAGAGTAATAGCTAAAATCCCACAAGCTTCAGAAACTCAACCTCCTTATAAAATTTATAATCTTGGCAACCATAGCCCTGTAGAATTGAGCGAATTTATTGAAACAATTGAACAAATTATGGGTAAATCAGCTAAGAAAAATTTCTTACCAATGCAACCAGGCGATGTTTTTTCTACCTATGCAGATGTAGATGAATTAATCAAAGATGTCAACTTTAAACCCACTACCTCAATCACTCAAGGCATGGAACATTTTATCGACTGGTATCGAGAATACTATGGCAATTTTTAA